The Deinococcus planocerae genome contains a region encoding:
- a CDS encoding nitroreductase family protein, whose amino-acid sequence MSAPSPLPTSPGAEPGSREAVLHAIRHRRTADLRDLSPVPVPRATLQALLEAANWAPSHGRTEPWRFAVFTGAGRARLSEALNASAGLLNPALGEEARQGQSERQGLAPVWIAVAAEPAAKPRMPLHEEQWATVCAVHNLLLAATAHGLVGKWITNPPSMHPNTARMLGFPEEAGMVGVVYLGYPRAGWPVGTRRPVEDKVRWVEE is encoded by the coding sequence GCCGTCTTGCACGCCATTCGCCACCGCCGCACGGCGGACCTGAGGGACCTCTCCCCCGTTCCGGTGCCGCGCGCCACCCTGCAAGCCCTCCTGGAGGCCGCGAATTGGGCCCCGAGCCACGGACGGACCGAGCCGTGGCGCTTCGCGGTGTTCACGGGAGCGGGGCGGGCCCGGCTCTCGGAGGCGCTGAACGCGAGCGCGGGCCTCCTCAACCCGGCGCTGGGCGAGGAGGCCCGCCAGGGCCAGAGCGAGCGCCAGGGGCTTGCGCCCGTGTGGATCGCGGTGGCCGCCGAGCCCGCCGCGAAGCCCCGGATGCCCCTCCACGAGGAGCAGTGGGCGACCGTGTGCGCCGTGCACAACCTCCTCCTCGCAGCCACCGCGCACGGTCTGGTGGGCAAGTGGATCACCAACCCGCCGTCCATGCACCCCAACACGGCCCGGATGCTGGGTTTCCCGGAGGAGGCAGGCATGGTGGGCGTGGTGTACCTCGGCTACCCCCGCGCGGGCTGGCCCGTCGGCACGCGGCGGCCCGTGGAGGATAAGGTCCGCTGGGTCGAGGAGTGA